Genomic window (Vigna radiata var. radiata cultivar VC1973A chromosome 1, Vradiata_ver6, whole genome shotgun sequence):
caataatgtttttttttttgtttttatattacaGGAGTAATATTAACAACGAAAGAGACAATTCTAATATCACCATGTATGACTGAGATGAATACAAGAGACTTTTTTTGGTTCAACATGAGAGATAAAATAGAAGGTAAGATAATATTCCAGTATGTAAGACATTGTTGTCAAAGCTTAAATTTGGCAGAATGGTGGCTTTGCAACACTACACATGAACTTGAACCTGGTGCATTATCATTTCTTCCTAAGCTCCTACCAATTGGTCCATTATTAAGAAGCTATGACACTAAAATTGGTATCACAAAAGCTATCGGACAATATTGGGAAGAAGATTTGTCTTGCATGAATTGGCTTGATGAACAACATCATGgtactgtgttgtatgttgcATTTGGTAGTTTCACTCAGTTTGACCAAAACCAATTCAATGAACTTGCCCTTGGATTAGCCCTCACCTATAGACCTTTTCTTTGGGTTATAAGAGAGGATAGTAATATGGAATACCCTCATGAATTCAAAGGGCATAAAGGTAAGATAGTTAGTTGGGCTCCTCAACAAAAGGTTTTAAGCCACCCTGCCATAGCATGTTTTGTCACTCACTGTGGTTGGAATTCTACCATAGAAGGTTTGTCCAATGGGGTACCTTTCTTGTGTTGGCCATATTTTGGAGACCAAATTCAGAACAAAAAATACATTTGTGATGAGTTAAAGGTTGGATTGAGTTTTGACAaagatgaaaatggagttgtgtCATGCAAAGAGGTAAAACTGAAAGTGGAGCAACTCCTTAGTGATGAGAACATAAAATCAAGGTCTCTTGAGTTGAAGGAGAAAGTCATGAACAACATAGTCAAAGGTGGTGCATCATTGGAGAACCTTAAGAGGATTGTCAAGTGGCTTAAAGAGTAGGAattataatctaaatttaaCTTATGCATATTTTATGTTGGAGAACTCTCCTATAACCTTAACATTATTTTCAAGCGATTGAGATTTCTTATTTACGTGTCTTTTTATTCTATAGCGTCAAAACAACACTATgttattatgtgttttttttttatttcctttgagTTTGTATTGTACGATCATTGttcatgtatatattattatgaattatatatttaacatattttcctTATATAAGATTCATGAAATTCGTCATGTA
Coding sequences:
- the LOC106773302 gene encoding UDP-glycosyltransferase 83A1-like isoform X2, which gives rise to MSNIPVVLVVPHPAQGHVNLLMILSQKLVENGCRVVFVNTEFDHKRVVSSFGEQQQHSTNQAMKLVSVPDGLGADDDRNDLGKLLDGLQNSMPKALEKLIEDMNLKGDDRISFIVADLFMAWALDVGSKFGIKGAIVWPGSAAIFALLWSLPSLIDDGTMDSDGVILTTKETILISPCMTEMNTRDFFWFNMRDKIEGKIIFQYVRHCCQSLNLAEWWLCNTTHELEPGALSFLPKLLPIGPLLRSYDTKIGITKAIGQYWEEDLSCMNWLDEQHHGTVLYVAFGSFTQFDQNQFNELALGLALTYRPFLWVIREDSNMEYPHEFKGHKGKIVSWAPQQKVLSHPAIACFVTHCGWNSTIEGLSNGVPFLCWPYFGDQIQNKKYICDELKVGLSFDKDENGVVSCKEVKLKVEQLLSDENIKSRSLELKEKVMNNIVKGGASLENLKRIVKWLKE
- the LOC106773302 gene encoding UDP-glycosyltransferase 83A1-like isoform X1 translates to MSNIPVVLVVPLPAQGHVNLFMILSQKLVENGCRVVFVNTEFDHKRVVSSFGEQQQHSTNQAMRLVSVPDGLGADDDRKDPSKLFDGLQNSMPKALEKLIKDMNLKGDDRISFIVADLFMAWALDVGSKFGIKGAIVWPASAAIFALLWSFPSFIDDGTMDSDGVILTTKETILISPCMTEMNTRDFFWFNMRDKIEGKIIFQYVRHCCQSLNLAEWWLCNTTHELEPGALSFLPKLLPIGPLLRSYDTKIGITKAIGQYWEEDLSCMNWLDEQHHGTVLYVAFGSFTQFDQNQFNELALGLALTYRPFLWVIREDSNMEYPHEFKGHKGKIVSWAPQQKVLSHPAIACFVTHCGWNSTIEGLSNGVPFLCWPYFGDQIQNKKYICDELKVGLSFDKDENGVVSCKEVKLKVEQLLSDENIKSRSLELKEKVMNNIVKGGASLENLKRIVKWLKE